A stretch of Nonomuraea africana DNA encodes these proteins:
- a CDS encoding serine hydrolase domain-containing protein, with amino-acid sequence MTKTLRTAACLLAAAVAVTANASAAVADDHAEVQQVLDQAVADGMPGAMADVRDGRGSWFGTAGVADTDTGRKRRQQEYFRAGSTTKTFVAVVVLKLAAEGRLSLDDTVDKWLPGVVKGNGHDGSKITIRQLLNQTSGIFPYTSDEGLATKQWSTAFLKGRFDSYRPEQLVKVAMANPPSFAPGKGWGYSNTNYTLAGMIIEKVTGRSYAEEITRHIIRPLGLRKTYLPGEEPKLRKPHARHYVKFLVGEDTTTPYDLTDMNASWAGAAGSIVSTMSDLHTFYRAVLSGRLLPPAQQKEMFTTVSTKGVQWIDNTAYGLGVFSQKLSCGVTVWGNGGRIHGSWTYAMGTRDGKHMLVTNINGDWGNPISILTKEMEAEMCPPSSR; translated from the coding sequence ATGACCAAGACCCTCCGCACTGCCGCCTGCCTGCTCGCCGCCGCAGTAGCCGTGACCGCAAACGCGTCGGCGGCGGTGGCCGACGACCACGCCGAAGTCCAGCAGGTACTCGACCAAGCCGTGGCTGACGGCATGCCGGGCGCCATGGCTGACGTCCGTGACGGCCGCGGGTCATGGTTCGGTACGGCAGGCGTGGCCGACACCGACACCGGCCGCAAGCGCCGACAGCAGGAATACTTCCGGGCCGGCAGCACCACCAAGACGTTCGTCGCGGTCGTGGTGTTGAAGCTGGCGGCCGAGGGCCGGCTCAGCCTGGACGACACCGTGGACAAGTGGCTGCCCGGCGTGGTGAAGGGCAACGGCCACGACGGCAGCAAGATCACCATCAGGCAACTGCTCAACCAGACCAGCGGCATCTTCCCCTACACCTCGGATGAGGGCCTGGCGACCAAACAGTGGAGCACCGCCTTCCTCAAGGGCCGTTTCGACAGCTATCGTCCCGAGCAGCTGGTGAAGGTGGCCATGGCCAACCCGCCCTCCTTCGCGCCGGGCAAGGGCTGGGGCTACTCCAACACCAACTACACGCTCGCCGGGATGATCATCGAGAAGGTCACCGGCAGGTCCTACGCCGAAGAGATCACCCGGCACATCATCCGCCCGCTCGGCCTGAGGAAAACGTACCTGCCGGGCGAAGAGCCGAAGCTGCGCAAGCCGCACGCACGGCACTACGTCAAGTTCCTGGTCGGCGAGGACACCACAACCCCCTACGACCTCACCGACATGAACGCCTCCTGGGCCGGGGCGGCCGGCAGCATCGTCTCCACCATGAGCGACCTGCACACCTTCTACCGGGCAGTGCTCAGCGGCCGTTTGCTGCCGCCCGCACAGCAAAAGGAGATGTTCACCACCGTCTCCACCAAGGGCGTGCAGTGGATCGACAACACCGCCTACGGGCTCGGCGTCTTCTCCCAGAAGCTGTCCTGCGGAGTGACGGTCTGGGGCAACGGCGGCCGGATCCACGGCTCCTGGACCTACGCGATGGGCACCCGAGACGGCAAGCACATGCTCGTCACCAACATCAACGGCGACTGGGGCAATCCGATCAGCATTCTCACCAAGGAAATGGAAGCGGAGATGTGCCCGCCGAGTTCACGATAA
- a CDS encoding CocE/NonD family hydrolase C-terminal non-catalytic domain-containing protein has translation MPTTSPGCATWTRTARSVNVYDGIARLHEPGGIRAVEVTLWPMARRFRRGHRIRLRVSSGAHPRFGRNPGTGEPLATTGTDLLASEHEIFHDSDHRSAVWLPLTKETP, from the coding sequence ATGCCGACGACTTCGCCCGGCTGTGCGACGTGGACACGCACGGCCCGTTCCGTCAACGTGTACGACGGCATCGCTCGGCTGCACGAACCGGGCGGCATCAGGGCTGTGGAGGTCACCCTGTGGCCGATGGCTCGCCGGTTCCGACGCGGCCACCGCATCCGGCTGCGGGTCTCCAGTGGCGCCCATCCGCGTTTCGGCCGTAACCCGGGAACCGGCGAGCCGCTCGCGACGACCGGGACGGACCTGCTCGCCTCGGAGCACGAGATCTTCCACGACTCCGACCATCGCTCAGCCGTCTGGTTGCCCCTCACGAAGGAAACTCCATGA
- a CDS encoding NAD-dependent epimerase/dehydratase family protein — protein sequence MKLLVLGGTHHVGRAVVEAALQRGDEVSTLNRGISRPPAPDVRALIADRTDTASVKTALGDGEWDAVIDTWIWAPRVVRDSARLLADRAGHYGYVSTRGVHRWPWPPAADESAPLVEADPGSEDGSDYGAAKRGGELAVLESFGERALLARAGMILGPYEDVGRIPWWLRRLEKGGRVLAPGPAEARLQYIDVRDLADWLLRSADRGLGGAYTATGRPRAITTEDLLTTALEVTGFATELVWAPADLMRREGLTLGLELGLYLPDGTVPSGMHDANTGAVFSAGLTIRPLRNTLADTWAWLQTEGDPAPHPDAPSTDTWIDAATEQRVLAQL from the coding sequence ATGAAGCTTCTCGTTCTCGGTGGTACGCACCACGTCGGCCGTGCCGTCGTCGAAGCCGCACTGCAACGCGGCGACGAGGTGAGCACCCTCAACCGAGGCATCAGCCGCCCACCGGCCCCCGATGTCCGGGCGCTCATCGCCGACCGCACCGACACGGCATCGGTGAAGACCGCACTCGGCGACGGCGAATGGGACGCCGTTATCGATACCTGGATCTGGGCGCCGCGCGTCGTGCGCGACAGCGCCCGCCTGCTCGCCGACCGTGCCGGGCATTACGGCTATGTCTCCACGCGTGGCGTGCACCGCTGGCCATGGCCACCGGCCGCTGACGAGAGTGCCCCGCTCGTGGAAGCCGACCCCGGCAGCGAGGACGGCTCCGACTACGGGGCGGCCAAGCGCGGCGGCGAGCTCGCCGTACTGGAATCCTTCGGCGAACGCGCCCTGCTGGCCAGGGCCGGGATGATCCTCGGCCCGTACGAGGACGTGGGCCGCATCCCCTGGTGGCTGCGCCGGCTGGAGAAGGGCGGACGTGTGCTCGCCCCAGGCCCGGCCGAGGCGCGGTTGCAATACATCGACGTGCGCGACCTGGCCGACTGGCTGCTGCGCTCGGCCGATCGCGGCCTCGGCGGCGCCTACACCGCCACGGGACGACCCCGCGCCATCACCACCGAGGACCTGCTGACCACCGCACTGGAGGTGACCGGCTTCGCCACCGAACTCGTCTGGGCACCCGCCGACCTGATGCGCCGCGAAGGCCTCACGCTCGGCCTGGAGCTCGGCCTGTACCTCCCGGACGGCACGGTGCCGAGCGGGATGCACGACGCCAACACCGGCGCCGTCTTCAGCGCAGGGCTCACCATCCGCCCGCTGCGCAACACCCTCGCCGACACCTGGGCCTGGCTCCAGACCGAAGGCGACCCCGCCCCACACCCAGACGCCCCCTCCACCGACACCTGGATCGACGCCGCCACCGAACAGCGCGTCCTTGCTCAACTCTGA
- a CDS encoding TetR/AcrR family transcriptional regulator, giving the protein MSTQQRRERERAQRHDLIVKTARKLAESEGWDAVTTRRLADEIEYSQPVLYSHFAGKDAIVAAVALEGFTELAVRLRAATRAGKPRAALEGLARAYIAFAEENPALYDAMFTMAVDLPFGQDDTPEPLRDGFQALLSGVAQFADGRDPAILTEVAWSALHGLIVLSRGGRLPASGREARLTLLLDQLSATR; this is encoded by the coding sequence GTGTCCACACAGCAGCGCAGAGAACGCGAACGCGCCCAGCGCCACGACCTGATCGTCAAGACCGCCCGCAAGCTGGCCGAGTCCGAGGGCTGGGACGCCGTGACCACCCGCCGCCTGGCCGACGAGATCGAGTACAGCCAGCCGGTCCTGTACAGCCACTTCGCCGGCAAGGACGCCATCGTCGCGGCGGTGGCGCTGGAGGGCTTCACGGAACTGGCCGTGCGCCTGCGCGCCGCGACCCGGGCGGGCAAGCCGCGGGCCGCGCTGGAGGGGCTGGCCAGGGCCTACATAGCGTTCGCCGAGGAGAACCCCGCGCTGTACGACGCCATGTTCACGATGGCCGTGGACCTGCCGTTCGGCCAGGACGACACCCCGGAGCCGCTCCGGGACGGCTTCCAGGCGCTTTTGTCCGGGGTCGCGCAGTTCGCCGACGGCCGCGACCCGGCGATCCTGACGGAGGTCGCCTGGAGCGCCCTGCACGGGCTGATCGTCCTGTCCCGCGGCGGCCGACTCCCCGCCTCAGGCCGCGAGGCCCGCCTGACGCTGCTGCTCGACCAGCTCAGCGCCACCCGCTGA